A genomic segment from Polyangium mundeleinium encodes:
- a CDS encoding LEA type 2 family protein → MTKLPRHLLLVTALALVAPGCAAEKPTLRLHHAELRSASLRGIGLDVYLTVDNPNSFDIEIRNVRVTVTFAEKYALPPIDYSPNQWLAAGQSTIVRVPVAIPFTLVPGVVDEARRTPTLRYTVKGSADVTAIRALGVERDNHPIDEAGALGRDALLAAAGISL, encoded by the coding sequence ATGACGAAGCTCCCCAGGCACCTGCTCCTCGTCACGGCCCTCGCCCTCGTCGCCCCAGGGTGCGCCGCGGAAAAACCGACCTTGCGGCTGCATCATGCCGAGCTGCGCTCCGCGTCGCTGCGCGGGATCGGGCTCGACGTGTACCTGACGGTCGACAACCCGAACTCGTTCGACATCGAAATCCGCAATGTGCGGGTGACGGTGACCTTCGCGGAAAAGTACGCGCTGCCGCCGATCGATTACAGCCCGAACCAGTGGCTCGCCGCGGGCCAATCGACGATCGTGCGCGTGCCGGTGGCGATCCCCTTCACGCTGGTGCCCGGCGTGGTCGACGAGGCGCGGCGGACGCCGACGTTGCGGTACACGGTGAAAGGGAGCGCGGATGTGACGGCGATCCGGGCGCTCGGGGTGGAGAGGGACAACCATCCGATCGACGAGGCGGGGGCGCTCGGGCGGGATGCGTTGCTGGCGGCGGCGGGGATTTCGCTTTGA
- a CDS encoding 3'-5' exonuclease, which translates to MPSPSHYLVIDLEATCSEDGSIPREETEIIEIGAVLVEAETLKTVREMQTFVRPIRHPRLTPFCTKLTTITQADVDAAPRFPAAMAKLREFLGRDAALFCSWGNYDRNQFERDARRHGIRLPLGKDHWNLKAAFARKHNEGREIGVGQALRKLGLSFQGTHHRGIDDARNIARILPYVLGGGRERA; encoded by the coding sequence ATGCCTTCCCCCAGCCATTACCTCGTCATCGACCTCGAAGCGACGTGCTCCGAGGACGGATCGATCCCCCGCGAGGAGACCGAGATCATCGAGATCGGCGCCGTGCTCGTCGAGGCCGAGACCTTGAAGACCGTGCGCGAAATGCAGACGTTCGTGCGACCGATCCGCCACCCGCGTCTCACGCCGTTCTGCACGAAGCTCACGACCATCACGCAGGCCGACGTCGACGCCGCGCCCCGCTTCCCCGCGGCCATGGCGAAACTCCGCGAATTCCTCGGGCGCGACGCCGCGCTCTTTTGCTCGTGGGGCAACTACGATCGCAATCAGTTCGAGCGTGACGCGCGTCGCCACGGCATTCGCCTCCCGCTCGGCAAGGACCACTGGAACCTCAAGGCGGCCTTTGCGCGGAAGCACAACGAGGGCCGCGAGATCGGCGTCGGCCAGGCGCTCCGCAAGCTCGGCCTCTCGTTTCAGGGCACGCACCACCGCGGCATCGACGACGCGCGAAACATCGCGCG